The Cyprinus carpio isolate SPL01 chromosome B19, ASM1834038v1, whole genome shotgun sequence DNA window AATGACTTTTAAGGCTCACCTCAACTTTTTTGTATTCAGGAAGTATGATATGAATTTTCTTGAATACGATATGAATATTCTTGATATGAATACAATTAGAACAGCTGATGTTGGTAATCAAAAATCTACAGTAATATGGAAATCTGTCATTTTCAAAGATGTACATTTTTGCAATGCTAGATATCatgtttctgtttcaaattaGGAAAAACTGCAATACAGAAAagcatattttccatttttagtcATACAGAGGCTGGTTGAATGCAGATTCATTTCAGATGATCAACAGCTATACTGTGTCCATCTATCTAGATAACTAGTACAGTTATATTTATGCATGTCTGCCTTTGAAATTCATCTCTTCCAGTATATATATCCATATTGAAGTTagagaatttgttttatttatcagtatcagttgatattgcatatttaattgttcatgctaATTTCCcctataattttacatttagataaattttattaatatttagatacattttattaatttttctgtcTTCTAgcactcacttaaagttaatctttaaaagcactaatttaataacactgttaaatgtaatctttatcaaATATTGCACATtctaatgttgtgatgcctaaattaaaaataattattttgagtttaagaaattaagacttttgttcagctaggatgcattcaattgatcaatagtgacagtaaagatatttcaaataaatgctgttcttttgaacttcatattcATAAAAGAAGAAcccttaaaaatgtataatggtttccacaaaaatattaagcagcacaactgttttctacattggtcagctttgccattacaggaataaataacattttaaaatatattaaaatagaaaacataatcatatttcacaatattactgttgctTTTACTGGCTTTAACTTGACTGATAATATGCAACAATGTGTCAGGTTACAAAGAGTTTAGAAATTAATATGACTTTGAAAGAATACACAGTTATCCCTTTAAGTAGTTCTGGGACTTTTGGAGAGGTTAAATCTTGTCTGTCATGGGgtgaaatagtgtgtgtgtgtgtgtgtgtgtgtgtcaaacagAAACCTGAGAGCTCTCCGTGACTGTGTGTCAGCTGTCCCTCCTGCCGTGAGGGCTCTGAGTGTATGTGGAGGACTGTATGGTGTGGACAGGTGGTCATCTGGGTCTTTTTGCATGGAGGGTTTACCATAGAAATGCCCCCAACAAAAGCCTAGTGTGTTTCTGGCTTACACacctgctctcacacacactccttGTAACTCAGCCTCGCTTCTCATGTATTCCTCTCCTTTGAATTCATTTACTTCTGTATATCCTCACACATCAGACACAATCAAACTCCCGCATCACTATGTATTTTTCTGCTGTGCTTCTCCACTTCCTCTAACAGCTTTGCCTTTTCACCTCTTCACGAGGCAAAGACCTTTAGGGTCAGAGGTTGGGTTGCCTAACTGTGCAACCTATGCTGAACATCAGCACAAGTATCGGGAAGTgttagaagtgtgtgtgtttgtacaagaCAGGAAAAGATGAGTGTGCAACAGTTGTTTAAGCCAGTTTAAGTGTTGAAGTGGAAACCGTGTGCAACTGTCAAGGGCAGCTGTTCCTGACAATGTAAAACAGGCGTAAGTGTGCCGTCAGGGTCACACAATAGCCAACTGTGCCACACGgatctgttcttttactttaaatgttgttaaacaagATTATCCCAGTTGTGCCAGAAACACATGGACTGATATGTACTGCTTTCAAAAGATTGTTGCATTAACCATATAGCAATACACTTTCCTAAAGAGacatttagtaacactttacaataaggtgtcatgatgttaacattagttaatgtattaactaacatgaacaatgaacaatacatttattaccctttttatttgttcatgttaatgttatttgttCATGATAATGTTAGTTACtttgttaatgttggttaataaaaatacagtcgttcattgttggttcatgttagttcacagtgcattaactaatgttaacaaacacaacttgtgattttagtAATGGATTactaaatgctgaaattaacattaactagattaataaatgcagaaGTATTGTTCATACTAATGTAGTTAGCTAATGAACCTTTAACTGCATATTTTGATTTATATGATCTTTTTTGGAGAATTTAATATTATAGTGTTATAGATGTATAATTTGTGTGGATAAAGGTTTGAACACACctacttattattatatatagtctTTATTATCATGAGAAATATTGATTTAATGTGTGGCCATATTACTGTATTACAAATCAATGATTTTTGCCATTTAAACtctttaaagcttaaaaaaaaattcagaacccTTTTCTAAGTGATGCTCTACAgccatatattttaataaattgtatacattataaatatgaaatataaatatacctgaattttttttatggagGTCACATTGGTTTTTGAGCTTTTAATCAGCAACACTACAGACCCAATCCATTGCCTCTAACGCCCCCCACTGGATAGATGACCATTGCAGTGAATTCATCAACATCACGGTTACAatgttttttaaccattttataaaGCTGTTATTTGAGGCTGTGGATTTACAGCTAtactgttttagttttgtttttgatgtttttcccATTCTGGAATGAGTGTATCAGATTGCAACTTCTCCGGGACTAACTCTGATGTTCTCCACAGGGTCCTGTAGCCACTCCCTCACTGTTCAGGGCTCCTTCTGTTGGCCcttgccctcctcctcctcctcctccaccaccagGTCCTCCTCCGATGTTCATGGATGACAGCCCCAAACCCGACGACACATCAGCCCAGCACTCCGCTCTGTTTGCACAGCTCAACCAGGGAGAGGCCATCACTAAAGGTGGGCAGGAGAACACCGTCACGCAACAAAATACTATACCACCTTCAAAACTGACATCAGGTGATGTGCTCTGCCTCCAGGTTTGAAGCATGTGTCTGACGAGCAGAAGACCCATAAGAACCCCAACTTGCGCTCTCAGGAAGGGAGGACACATCAGGGATCTCCAGCCAAAAGTCAGAACCCCAGCATGTCTGCGTGTGCACCTGCCAAAAAACATTCCCCCGTGCTGGAGCTGGAAGGAAAGAAGTGGAGGGTGGTAGGTGCCCACGCCTCATCAACTGACATGTGTCTGAATGTGTCCAGCGTTAAATCATACTACTTGTAATCGTTCTGCTACATTtgccaaaatttaaaaaacaaatgtatcccacaatgcaatgaacttgatattttttattcaatgtcatcatcatcatcatcatcatcatcaaaatactaatttctactactaataataatactttgcatagtggttattattattattgttggtgttatagttgttatttttattattacattttttattaatattataccaTCAGAgcctaaatgttttatataaaataatcattctCAGTTGCATAGGGAAAAGTGGAAGAGATTCATTAAGGCAGGGatcactaaaaaaataattatcattatctCCCAAAAAGTGGGTTTGGTGAATGTAGAGATGTCTTAAAATGATAACACTTGTAAACTGAGCTACCCTGCACTTGTAGTGAGACTCTTATTGATTTACAGTGCCTACAGCATATGTTTAGTGGATCTATTGTATGGATTTGTCCTGTAGGAGCACCAGGAGAAGTCTCATGACCTGGTGATAGAGGAGACCGAGCTCAGACAGGTGGTTTATGTCTTTAGCTGTAGCAACTCCACACTCCAGATCAAAGGCAAAGTCAACTCCATCATAGTGGGTAAGAGGAGCTCCTCATAACACCAGCTGCTCTTATTCAGTTACGCCTGGCTgatgtctgtctctctcctcacAGATAACTGTAAGAAGCTCGGACTCGTGTTTGACAGTGTGGTGGGCATCGTTGAGGTCATCAACTCCAGAGACATTCAGCTTCAGGTTAGATGTTAAATGTTTGTGCATAACAAGTTGTAAGTGTTTTGATCTGTGAGTGATCTGTACACAGGGTTATTATTGTGAAAAAGAATTTGTTAGCATAATGTATGTGCATGAATTATGGTCATAACTGACAGAATTAATAAAGAATATTGTAATCAACACAACTGCGAATGTTAAATAACATTGTGGTATGCATCTGTTGATACTGAAGGACATAAATTACACAGTCATACATCAAACCTCAGTTTTTTATAGCaagaattactaaaaaattacTGCAAAATATTGTAAGATTCATCAACCACGTATAGTATTGTTCAGAAGTTTTGGATCAAGTAGGAACTCGTGGCTCAAAAATACTaattctttcaatttttttttcacccttatgTATTTTGTTGCCTGTGAACAACACATAACTTGTTTTTGGCCTTTCAGGTAATGGGAAAAGTTCCTACTATTTCCATTAACAAGACTGAGGGGTGCCATGTCTACTTGAGCAAGGATTCACTCGACTGTGAGATTGTCAGTGCCAAGAGCTCTGAGATGAACGTCCTTGTTCCTGAGGGAGAGGATgattatgtatgtttgtttacaCTGGAAATATCTAACAATAGAGCTAGCATAACCTTTCATTTATACAAATAACTCTATTGATACATTACCAAAAATAACAATGTTCTATTCCAGAATTTTGACCTGCTTTACATTCAAATATGAGGGAAAATCTGTCATCAGCCTTAAAGGTTGAAGCATTGTTCATACATTATTTGACTAATATCTTCTTGTGTATTCAACAGAGGGAGTTTCCAATCCCAGAGCAGTTTAAAACGCTTTGGGACGGCTCCAGCCTGGTGACAGAGCCCACAAAGATTGCTGGTTGATTCCTTTTCCAGCTCGTCATCGCTTTCCTCCTACCCAGAATTCTTCATGCACTTTCACTGTATCACACTGTTAGCAGAGACGGAAGAATTCATGCATTGTGGCTGTGAGAGGTGTAGATTAAAGGCTCCAAAATTCAAATTAAGAGCAAAAACTATGGACAAAAGTTCCATTTCCACAAACCGATTATGAAACATTTCAACAAATGGAGATGGAGATGTTTCTCCTTAACTAAGCggcaataaaaatacataatatacatatatgaatTATTATACATTGAAAGTAATTACACATGATGGCACCATTATGTGTGAATATGGGAATTTTTTAGTCAGCAACATAAAGTACTAAGTTCAAATAATGAATCAGTAAGCAATCAAATTTTTACTTATTCTtatgacaatatatattttacttaaaaaattattaatttattaaagtatggattttgattttgtttttgtcttttttgacaTAATCAAGTACTTTGTGTTGATGTCATAAATTctcatgttaaatacattttggttctgtgtagtaatataataaaaaaaaattttttttcaaaatattatgactATATTTAGCTATAACTTGTTTTTATGGagaaaacagttatgtttttccacattttacattttctacaGATTACAAATCCCAGTTTCAGTTCATAATATTTTCttctgctaacacacacacacacacacacacacacacacacacacacacaaacgtttaTTTGGCAACGTGAAGTTGTATCTGCAGGCTTTGGACCCAGAATATGTGCAATCATGAGCAGAGGAGGAAAATTAATGGATATTTTACAATCAAACCTCTTTTTATTCTGAGTCTGATAAATGGTCTTTGTTCTGCGAATTAATAAgtgcttttggttttttttttataagattctGCCATTTTAATATAGTTCAAATATTGCTTAATCTTATCACTCTATATTTCATTTACAGTCTCAGACTACTTATTTCTGAGATTAACTTTTGGTGGTTAAATGTTTGTATTGACAGGCACCGCGCCATTCAACACCATCAGGATAGTAATGACATGTGCTGTgcataataacattaattaactaTGGCAACTAAATATCAAACTTCATGTCCAAAATAGTTTCCTAAATGTTCTCACTTTGCACTCACATATTTACATTGCTTGTAAATTtacatgctttaaatgtttcttcAACAGGAAGGTCTTGAACACTTCAGCTCATTTTGAATGTATGCCAACAAGTGTTAATAAGTAGCATTCTTCAGTCCATAAAAGGAAATCATGTTACATTTGCTTGGTCAGTAAACAGTCAACATTTAACTAAACAATGTAATGCACATTTATAAATGATGCTTAAACAAAATAGAATGTGTACACTGTATTAAATCACACaccttaaattgtaatttaacaaagtattttcacattACCATatcaatttaatcaaataaaataattgtaaactcACTacacttatttgtatttttgtgtgtgtgtgtgtggccttatTACCATCTTCTGTTGATTTTGTTGTATTTCTTATATCTCacttaatatttttcacacacaGTATAAACGGGTTTTTATACACAAAACtacctttatattttaggaaggggTCCCTTACATTTGAGTCCATGgcaatttattataaatgcatgaaaAGCAAGTGAATTTGTCAGCATATGGCTCTTTATTGAAACTCATAGATTCTGTCCCTGACAGGAAGTTTAAACAGAGCAGCAACGGGGAATCATCAACTTGGCAAACGAGAAGAGAATGTGAAGTATTCACCTTGCTCCATGCTGGtaatttaaagcaatacaaaacataaattaatttaaaatgatagcGCAAATGTACACAACttgtataaatgtttaatgtgacaCATCAAgtcctattttaaaat harbors:
- the cap2 gene encoding adenylyl cyclase-associated protein 2; this translates as MEALVERLEQAVIRLEVVAVKLQNCPGGLVNGDISSIINGGESESMEAFDHVLSGSVSEYLRTSTAIGGDVAKHAEMVCNALQIQRAFLKMTMTHKEPAKTEMADLLRPLSDQIQEVQSFREKNRGSSLFNHLSAVSESIPALGWVAVCQKPGPYVKEMNDAAMFYTNRVLKDYKDTDPRHVEWVRSYLSIWTELQTYIKEHHTTGLIWNKTGPVATPSLFRAPSVGPCPPPPPPPPPGPPPMFMDDSPKPDDTSAQHSALFAQLNQGEAITKGLKHVSDEQKTHKNPNLRSQEGRTHQGSPAKSQNPSMSACAPAKKHSPVLELEGKKWRVEHQEKSHDLVIEETELRQVVYVFSCSNSTLQIKGKVNSIIVDNCKKLGLVFDSVVGIVEVINSRDIQLQVMGKVPTISINKTEGCHVYLSKDSLDCEIVSAKSSEMNVLVPEGEDDYREFPIPEQFKTLWDGSSLVTEPTKIAG